ACTGGTCGGCTCTCAGATGCGGTCGACCAACCTCGAACGCGACGTCGAGGACGAACTGCACGGACCGTATGTCGGCGCGAAGGCAGTTGACGTACTGGAGCGCATCGCCAACGCCGTCAGCGACCTGCGGCGTCCCCGAGCCTGGTCCTTCACGGGACCCTACGGCTCCGGGAAGTCCACGCTGGCTAACCTGATCGACGCGCTTCTCGGCCGTGACGAGGCCCGCCGCGACGAGGCTCACCGGATCCTTGCGGACACCAGCCCAGCCCTCGCCGAGCGTCTCGCCACAGCTCGGGCTGAGCGGACGGGAACCGGGTTCCTCGGGGCCGTGGCCACTGCGCGGCGGGAACCTCTGGTGGCCACCGTGACCCGTGCGCTGGACACCGCGGCAAGGCGCCGCTGGGGCAAGCGCATCCCGAAGAACGTCGTCGCAGCACTCGCGGCCTGCGAAGACCCGACGACGACCGGGCCGAAGACGAAGCAGGTCATGGCCGCCATCAAGGCCCTGACCGACAATCAGCAGCCGCTCTTGCTGATCATCGACGAGTTCGGCAAGACCCTGGAGCACCTTGCCGGACACAACGAATTCTCCGGCGCCGAGAACGATCTCTTCCTCCTGCAGGAGCTCGCCGAGCACAGCGCCGGGCCCAACGGCCTGCCCGTCTTCCTGGTCACCCTGCAGCACCTGTCGTTCATGGACTACGCGTCGCGTTCCAGTGAGCTCAAGATCCGCGAATGGGCAAAGATCCAGGGCCGCTTCGAAGACGTCACCTTCGTCCCGCACCACGGCGACTCCCTGGAGCTCCTGCGCCGGCGTCTGGACCACTCCGCTGTCGACGCAGCGGGCCAGGACCTCATCCGCGCCTCGGCCCAAGCATCGGCCCTCGCGTGGAAGAACCACGGCCTGAACGTTCTTACCGAGCTTGCCAGTGACGACTTTGCCAACCTGTACCCGCTGCACCCTCTGACGGCGATCGCTGCGCCTATCTTGGCAGCGCAAATCGGCCAGCACGACCGCAGCCTGTCGGGCTTCCTCAACAGCGGAGAGCCCAACACCGTCCGCGACTCGCTGGCCGCACACTCCCGGCCGGATGCCGAACGTGCCAGCACGGTGCAGCTGCCACAGCTGTACGACTACTTCCTCAACTCCGGCCGGACCTCTCTGCTCGCGGCCTCAAACGCCGGCCGCTGGATCGAAGTCGACGCGCGCATCAAGGAAGCCAACGGGCTGCCCGACGCCGACCAGGCACTGCTGAAGACCATCGGCGTTCTGAACCTCATCGACGCCGACGGCGCGCTCAGCGCCACCAGCGACATGATCCACCTTGCGCTCCACGACCCCACCGACCTGGACGACGCAAGCGCCTTCGCCCGCCTTGAGGAGGAGCTCGCCGACCTCGTCCGCCGCGGCTTCCTCGTCCACCGGGAATTCAGCGGTGAATACCGCGTCTGGCAGGGCACAGACTTCGACATCGACGCCCGCCTGAAGGAGATCATCAGTCACCTCGACGATGCCTCCATCGTTCAGCGCCTGGGCGCACACCTCCCCAGCGCCGTGGTCGCCGGCCGCCACAGCCAGGTCACCGGGATGATGCGGGTGTTCCTCACCGCCGTCAGCGGCCCAGAGACCCGCGAAATCCAGGCGCCGGACGAGCTGAAGGACCCGGCCGACGGCCTCCTCGTCTTCCACCTCGGCCCCCGGGACCAGCTGCCTACCGTCAACTCGACGCTGCCGGTGATCCTCGGAACAACCACCCACCCCGACGTGGTACTCAGCTCCGCCACGCACCTCATCGCCCTGAAAGAGCTGCTCGAAGACAAGGAACTCGATCACGTCGCCCGGCGCGAGGTCACCGACCGAGCCGTCCAGGCGGAGGCCGAGCTGCGGGAGGTCATCCAGACGGCCTTCTACCCGCCGACCCAGGACGCCACCTGGGACCTGTGGAACGCCGGCCTGGCCCCCGAGGCGTCCCCCGACAGCTCGAGCCTGCCGGCCCGCAGCCTCAGCGGCCTCGTCTCCCTCGCCTGCGAAAATGTCTTCCCGCACACCCCGCACATTCGCAACGAGATGCTCGGACGGCACTCACTCACCAGCAACGCCGCCCGTGCCCGAAGCGATGTGCTGGATGCGATGCTCACCCGCTCCGGCGAGCAATACCTGGGCTTTGACGCGACGGCCGGAAGATACGGTCCAGAGCGAGCCATCTACAGCGGCGCGCTGGCCTACCTCGGCCTGCACCGGGCCAACAGCACCATCCAGGCAGAGAATTCTCCCAACAGCCTGTTGCCGTACGGCTTCTCCGCTCCAGGCGAGGGCCATGAGCACGCCCAGCCCGTCTGGGAGGCGCTGCAGGAGGCGCTGGACGCAGCAACCCGGCGTACCAGCCTAGACCAGATCATCCGGGTCCTGATGAGCCCGCCCTACGGGGTGAAGGCCGGTGTCTGGCCTCTGCTGGTCGTCACCGCCCTGGTGATCCGCCGACACGATGTCGCCCTCTTCGAAGAAGGCTCCTACCTGCCCCGGCTGACGCCGGACGTCGTCGACCGCATCCTCGCCGCCCCCGCCCGTTTCGACGTGAAATACACGCCGGTCGGACAGGGGCAGCGCGCCAGCGTGATCAAGAAGCTCCTGGTGTCTTTGAAGGTCGAACCACCACGCTCACAGGCACTGCGCAACCCTGATCTGCTGTCCGTAGCCAGGGCGTTGCTCGAACGCGTCATGGTTTTGAACAACTACGCTCGCAAGACCAAGCGCATCTCGCCGGATGCACTCGCCGTGCGCAACGCCCTGGCAGACTCCCAGGATCCGGACGACCTGCTCTTCAGGGCTCTGCCCAAGGCGCTGGGCCTCGCCCCCATCGAAGCCGGCACCCGCGCGAACGCGGCAGCCGCCACGGAGTATGCCGACCGACTGACCGCAGCGGCAGACGAGATCACCGGAATCGACCGCACGCTGCGAGAAGAAGTCGTCGCGGTTCTCGCCGAAGAGTTCCGTCTGCCCACGACTCTTCCCGAGCTGCGGTCGACACTCGCGGCGCGGCTGAGTGGCTTCGCCACGGTGTCACTGAACCCGGAGCTGCGGGGCTTCGTCGACTTCGCGCTCAGCGAGAGCCTCGCTGACGAGGACTGGCTCGACCCGATCGTCGTCCGCCTCACCAACAAGGCACTCGGAGACTGGGATGACCGGGACGCAGGCATCTTCCCTCGCCTTGCACGGGAGATGTCCGCATCCCTCGACCGCGTCGCCCACCTCTACCAGGACAGCAGCGAGCCCCGCGAGCAGGAAGTAAATCTGGAGACGCGGCTGTTGACCCTGACGGACAAGACAGGAGCGGAACGACGGACGCTGATCTACGTGCCGGAACAGTCCCGCGGCCAGGCCGACCAGCTCGCGGCCGACGTACTGCAGCAGGCTGAGCAGGCCCTCGGACCCGACGGTGCACGGATCCTGCTCGCCGCTCTTGCACAACGCGTTGCCGATGGGCCGGCTGTCACAGCAACTGAAACGAAGGAGGGGGCATGACGGATCCAGTCACCCAGGAGAAGGTTCGCCACGTCCTGGGGATCTCAGGCGGCAAGGACTCGTCGGCGCTTGCCATCTACATGCGCGATCGCGTGCCGGAGATGGAGTACTTCTTCTGCGACACCGGTGCTGAACTGCCAGAGACGTACGAGTACCTCAACCGGCTGGAAGCGGCCCTCGGCAAGCCCATCGAGCGACTCAACGCCGACCGGGACTTCGATCACTGGATGGAGGTCTACCAGGGCACCCTGCCCAGCCCCCAGATGCGCTGGTGCACCAAGAACCTCAAGATCAAGCCGCTGGAGGAGTGGGTCGGCGACGACAAGGTCATCTCCTACGTCGCGATCCGGGCCGACGAGAACCGCCTCGGCTACGTCAGCACCAAGCCGAACATCGATGCCGTCTTCCCCTTCCGCGAGGATGGCATCGACAAGGACGGCGTGATGCGCATCCTCGATGAAGCCGGCATTGGTCTCCCCGGCTACTACGAGTGGCGCACGCGTTCGGGCTGCTACTTCTGCTTCTTCCAGCGCAAGCACGAGTGGGTCGGCCTCAAGGAGCGCCACCCCGACCTGTACGACAAGGCCGTCGAGTACGAGGACAAGGTCCGGTTCCGCCACACGGCCATGAAGGGCCGCAACTACACCTGGTCACAGGGCGAGTCGCTCCCGGAGCTCATAGAGCGCAAGGACGAGATCGAGGCCAAGCATGAGGCGGCCCTTGAACGCGCAGCCAAGCGCATCAAGCCCAACCGCCCCTTGCTAGAGGTTCTTTCCGACGCGCTCGACTCAGACGACGACGAGGCCGGCTGCTCCGTCTGCCACCTCTGACGCGCAACCACACACAGCGGCCCCAGCAGCTCGAGCTGGGGCCGCTGTTGCTTTCCCGGCTTCCAATCAAGCTTGTCCCCCTTGCGGTTGTGACCTCGCCCAGACTCTGTCCCTGACCTCTCGAAGGAACGCAGTGCACTCGCCACGACAAGTCGAGTCTCTCTGCGATGGAGTGACGTAGCGTCACATGTGGGGCATGATGGGCGCATGGCGCCCCTGCTACCTCTGTCGACCACTCATATGCCACCATGAGTGACGACTCGCTCACAGGTGCGGAACGGTGACGGAGGGAAACCGGGATATGCATACTCGCAAGTATTTGATGCGACACGGATGTCAGCTTCTCAGTTCCTCAGTGAGCCCAGTCAGGGGCTCTACGTTCCTTCGTATCAGAGCGCGTACACCTGGGGCTGCCCGAAGTCTGGCGCCTTCTCGGTGGCGTTGTGCGCGGCGTTGAAGAGCTTGCCGAGCTCGAGGGATCGATCTGTTTCCTCGGTACTGTCATCGCGCTTCGCGACATCAACTGCACGATCGTTGAGACGAAATGCAGGTCGCAGGTCCCTTCCACGGTGATGCCGCATATGATCTCGAACCTGCTGAACGAAAAAGGGAATACGCATGCCTACGCAGGCCAAGGAAATATTCGAGGCGCAGAGCAAGAGTGTTCGCGAGCTACTTTCTGACAATGGCCTGGGCCTCTACCTGCCGCCCTACCAGCGTCCGTACGGCTGGGGCAAAGACAAGGTCGAGAAGTTGCTCGACGACACACTGCACGGTCTCAAGAATCTAGGTAAGGCGCCGGACAGCTTCACCTTCTTGGGGACCGTCATCACCATCCATGATGTCAACCACGTCACAGTGAAGCCCATTGTCAAGTCCGAGGTCCCGTCCAAGGTCCTTACCGTAATCGATGGGCAGCAGCGTTTGTCGAGCCTGTTGATCCTGCTGGTTGGGCTGCATAACCTCATTCGTCAGCGTGCATGGAAGGTCTTCAAGGGCAAGACGCCGGATCCGACCGACGCTGCTCGGACTCACCTCTACTCGGAAACGAGCGACATCCTGCAGATGCTCGGGGCGGCGTTCTATGAGAGAAAGAACTTCGGAACTACGCCGATCTACCCGCGCCTCATTCGAGCCTTCGATGATCAGTGGGCCAGAGATGAGAAGCTCAAGAAGTATGAGTCGCCGATCGCTAACCTGATCTACCAGTACTCATTGCTAGTCGACAGCGAGCCGGCAACTTCTAATCCCACGGACTTCAAGCCGGCGGCGCGACAGAACGCGGGTGACGGCGAAGGCGACCTCATCAAGAGGTACAACGAGATCCGTACGGGGTTGACCAAGCTGTCGCAGCGAAAGTCCATCGAGGAGCTGGAGGATCTGCCGCCGCTAGCAACCCTTGCCACCAACATCGAGTTCCAGCGTGCGCTCTTCAATCACGAACTCGACTCCGAACTCTGCACTTGGCTGGGAGAGTTGCAAGACGAGCCCGAGGCCGAGCTGATGCGACTCGTCATGTTTGCCGCCTACAGCTTGAACCGCATCGCTCTGACGGTCGTCCAAGGTAAGGACGAGGACTACGCCTTCACGATCTTCGAGTCGTTGAATACCACGGGCGAGCCTCTGACTGCCTTCGAGACCTTCCTCCCTCGGGTGGTGATGGCAGAGAAGATTCAGGACTACCAGGACTCGGACGCATACGAATACATGAAGGCGGTTCAGGGCTACCTGGACCGTTTCGCCGTCGGCGACAGGCTTCAGAACGCAACGCGAGACCTGCTGGTCACTTTCGCGCTGGCAGAGACTGGAGAGAAGCTCTCCAAGCGCCTCCCGGATCAGCGGGTCTACATGCGCGATACCTTTGAGCGCCACAAAGACTCGGCTGATGATCGAATCGCGTACCTGCGCCACCTACGTGACACTGCGGCCTTTATTGGGAATGCCTGGGAACCCGCGAACAATTCTCCTCGCTCGCTACCCGGGCTAGAGGCGACCGCCATGACGGACACCGTGAAGTTGTGTCTGGCCTTCCTCAATTCACTCAAACATACGATTGTCATCGCGCCGCTCGTGCGCTTCTATTCCGAGGCTGTCCACGCGGACGAAGGGGAAGTGAGGGCCGAGCGCATCGCCGAATTCGAGAAGGCCATCAAGGCAATCACTGCCTTCACGGTCTTCTGGCGAGCAACCCGCCGCGGCACGGGCAACATCGACAGCCAGTACCGGGCGGTCATGGCCGGGGTGGAATCACAAACGGGCATTGCGCCCCTCGCCCGGCAGTGGGCAGAGCCCGATGCGACGAAGCCTGATCCGATCGTCGACGCCGAGGCGCTAAAGAAGGAACTTGCGGCACGCTTGTCGGGCCCTAAGGGTGGCGTCCCAAACTTGGCGTCGTTCCTAGCAGATGCTTCCGCACTGCCGCTCTACAAAATTAGCCCTCCGCTGGCTCGGTTCCTTCTTCTGGCTGCGTATCACGACACAATTGAGGACCCGGAGAATCCGGGACTGATCATCCAAGGTAAGACGGGGGTCGCCCCGTGCTTCACCGCAGACGGTTGGGAGGACGAGACGCACCTCACGATCGAACACATCGCACCCCAATCGGCCACGGGTGGATGGGATGAGGAGTTCTACAGCGAGAAGGAGACCGTCCACAAGCTGGGTAATCTGGTCCTGGCGCCGGGAGCTGCCAACACGTCCCTCAGCTCGCGGCCTTGGACCGAGAAGAAGGTCCTGTATGCGGCACTCGGTGCCCCGACGGCCGACGACGCCAAGTCAACCCTCAACAGTTCTGGCTTCACGTTCGCGCAGACGACTGAAGACCTAGCGGCCATGTCGCGCTACCTCCCGCACCTGCGCGCACTGGGTCAGCGTGAGGACAAGTGGAATCCGACGTTCATGGATCAGCGTGCTGACGTCCTCCTTCGTCTGGCCTACACACGACTCAAGGGGTGGCTCGGCCTGGAGCTGTCTGACTCCAGCAGTGATCCGGTGGTCAAGGTCGACGATGGGGAGATCGAGAACGGTGAGCTCGACGAGAGTGAGGATGCCGGTGCAGCGGTCGGAACGGCGTAGCTCCACGGGCCAGTTGGGCGGCGTCACTGTAGTTCTCACTTGGGACGCCCTGGCGTTGTGCCTTGGGTTCGAACAGTAGACATCTCCGCCGCCTCCCTGTCTGTGAAATGAACCATGGTCCGCAGTTCAGCGTGTTGTTTGAGCTGCGGACCAGGATTGTCAAACCGTCCCGGATCGCGGCGATGTTAGTGAAGTCGGTCTATTGCCTGCCCTGTTCACCCGTTTTGATGGCGGTTATGCATCGATTCGGCGTGTCTGCGGCTGAGGTGGGCAGGGACCGGCTGGTAGAGCTGCCGGCGCTTCTCGTACTCCGTCGGGTTGGTCTTGTAGAAGTGCGCCCGGTCGCCAGATCTGCGGGAGAAGCGGACTTGGAGTGCGCCGGGCTGACCGGTGCTGCTTCGAGCGTAGAACCGGCAGCCCCAGTACGACTCGGGCGGCAGACCGCAGCAGCAGTCCAGTTCTGTCCCGGCGAGCGGCAGGCCGCAGTCCGGGTCGGTCAGCAGGTTGGTGAAGCCCTCGTGGTAGCAGAGAGCGTCCGCGAGAGGCTCGTTGATGTACTCGATGATCCATTCCGAGCCGCCGTCTTCGGTGAGGTTGGTCCACGCCGTGGTGCTTAGAGGTAGGCCGATGGTCCGCATCAGCGGCGCGCGGCGCAGCAAGCCGCTGGCGAGCCAGGCTGAGGGCCTCTTGCGGTGGTGGTGTCGGCCCAGGACGGTGCTGGTAGCTGGTTCACGGAAGGCCGCTTCGCTGCGGTGCCACCGATGAGGGCTCGGCTCATGACAGTAGTGCCTCCCGACCGCCGCGTTCTCTTCTCGCTGAAGGGGTAGTGCGGCGAGCCAGTCTTCGGCGGGAATGCCCAGGACCGTGATCGAGCCGGGAATGCCGAGGCGTCGGATCTGGATGCCGTCGGTGTTGGCGGTGAAGCGGGCTCCCGGGATGCCGCGCACCTCGCCGTGTTCGTCGTAGCAGGGGACGAGATTGCGGATCAGTTCCCTGGCCATGGATTCCGAGGCGAGGGATTGGGTGACGTCGTTCTCGAAGGTCAGGGTCAGGCTGTCGGGGCGGGGGTCGGCGGATCGAATACCCCACGGGTTGCGGGTGTCGATCAGCGGCCAGGCGTGGCCCGAAAGGATGTAGCTCTCAAGGACGGCCTGACTTGGCTGCGCCTCGGGGATCAATGGCGATGCGGGTGGGAGGGACTTCACGCGCTTGAGTGCGTCGGTCCAGCCCATCCCGGTCGCCAGGTGGAGCTTTTGGGCGCGTCGTTCCACACGGGTGCTCTTCACGGAAGGCTTTCCGCCGCGTTGCCTGTCCCGACCCAGGATGCGCGGCTGTCCTCCGCGGTACACGAATCCGTACTGAGACGCGACGCCAGCCGAGTTGGCTCCTCTCGGCACACCCTGTCGGGTGGGCGCACCGTACGTCGGGCCTCGCCAGGCCCGTGCGACGCACCCTATGCATACGGCAGCTACCCAGCCCCGTCCTCGGGAGCGAGGCGGTGGACATTTCACGCCGACGGCCCAGCGCGGCTCGCGCTGGGCCGTCGGCGGGGCGGCGTGTTCTTACGCGGCGCCGAGGCTGCAGAAGCCGGCGAGGACGCTCGGGGACAGGCCGCTCGTGAACCCCGAGCGGGGCATGCGGCGCACGATGGCCTGCCAGAGTTCGGGCGCAAGGAGGGAGGGAGGCCGCTCCACCGCGGCCCGGAGATCGAGCACGGCCGTCTTGCCGGCGTCTTCGAGGACGAACTGCTGGTCGCTGCCGTAGTTTTCGTCCGTGTCGCCGCGGTACCTCTTAAGTTCGAGGGGCAGGCCGCATACGGGGTCCAGCAGGGCCGCCACGACGTTGTGCGGTCCCGGCCCCTGTGCCCGGGCGTGGGAGGACTGCAGGACCAGGCGTGCCATACCGAAGGCCGCAGAGTGGTGTCCGTCGGCCATGAATGTGTTCGCGACGGTGTGCAGGAGCGCAGCCCGCCGGAGTAGGCCGCTGCCCAGCCAAGCTCCACGCCGCTTCACCTGCACGTACTGGTCATCGGGGTTCTCCCACCGAGCGTGGTGTTCCCGCTCTTCCGCGGTCCAGGCGCGCGGCGAGGAACGCCAGCACAGGTGCATGCTGTCCGCGTCGACCCAGTTGGAGAGTGCTCGTTCTTCGGCGCTTCGCCAGAGAGTGGACGGCAGCCCGGTCAGCCGCAGGCGGGCGGACTCGCCCAGAACCTGCAGTTCGATCGCGGTTTGATGCCGTCGGGTGATGCGAAGGCCGGGTACGCCATGCACCTCGTTGTGGGCAGGGACATAGGAGGGCAAGAGGTTGAAGAGGATTTCAGCCGCTCGTTCTTCACTCTCGATGCCGAGCCCGATGACGTCGGGCCGGGGCTGGACCGCGCTGATTCCCAGGGGGAAGCGGGTGTAGAGGTTGCGGAACTCCAGGAGCCCGACCAGGACGCGGGCTTCGAGGAACTGCTGGGCTGGCGAGGCGGTCTCTGGAATGGCGGTCTGGCTGTTCTGCAGGCCATCGACTGCCCGACGGGCCTGCTGGACGCTTTCGCCCGTGTAGAGCCGTCGGAGCAGGGAAACGTCTTGGTGCTGTGCGCGCATGGGTCTCCAGCACGTCTCGGCCCAGGACGTACGGAATCGAGATCCGGTGGGATGCGTGTAATTCGTTGGATGACCGGTTCACCCGAGCGTGGAGGAACAGGGCCGAAAGGGTCTCCGGGGAGCGGTGGTCACGCCGCAGACGCACCGTAGATCGCGTGTCGGCCCAGGGTAGGCAACCCGGCGGACTTCCGACCTCACAGCCACCCGAAAGGGGGAAGAAACCCCTGGGTCGACACACTCTGGCGTTGCCACCATGTGAGCGCCTCAACCGCCCGGGTGTCCCAGGGGCGTTGGTGAACTGCCGGTCCGTCGGGGCGTGTGCGAGGTCTGCAGGTACATAGACTGCGCCCTCGATCACGCTGCCGCTGGCCGTCAGATGAATGTGGTGGGTGGGATTGTTGCGCCGCGAGGTTCAGTGGACGGAGTCGCACGTCACGCTCGCGACGCAAGAGGCGAGGGCGACCTGGGCCTAACTCCAGGGATCCGCCGACGGGATCAAGCACGGTTCAACCGCCCGCAGGGCGAGATGAATCGGCGTGCACGCCTTTACGTACGCCGCCCGGGAGGCGTCGTCGACTGCGTCCAGCACGGTGGGAGACGGGTCTCCTAGGGCAACGTGAGGAGCTTCGGGCAGGCGGGTTAGAACCGGGATCCCGAACCGCGCGAGCTCTGCATCCACCTGCGCGGTGAAGTTCGGTGACGGGGTGCTGCCGGCGCTGGGGGAGGACTGGCGCAGGACGAGGCCGGACATGGGGACACGGTCCAGGGGAATCCCGGTGAGGTGTTGCTGGCGCCAGGCCATGGCCGATGCGGCCGGGGTGACGGCCACTTCATGGTGCTCAGCGACGCCGTTGCGTGCCTGCGCAGTAACGAAGCTCTCGGGGTATCCGGAGGAATCGACCACGATGAAGTGGCTGTCCACTGATCGTTCGATGTAGGGGCCCATACCGAGGTTGTCGTTGCAGTCCACAAAGATGGTCCAGTCGAAATGGGCGCGTGCCTGCTGGAGCAGGGCGCCCACGTCCGCACGGGAACCGCACACGGTGTGGGTGAAGAGCGCGCCGCCGCCGGGAACCAGCCTGCCTCTGCGCCAGGGCAGGGACGGAACAAAGGTCGGGCGGTCCGGGATGGACCATCCGAACACGTCATGTTCGTACAGGCGGCGCACCTCACGGTCGGCGTCGAATGAGTGGGTCACGACGAGGACCGCGCAGCCGTCCAAGGCCCACGCCGCACCGATTTTCATGGCCATACCCGTCAGTTCCCACTGGCTTCTGCTGAGTCGAGGAGCTAGCAGCTGGGTGGAGCGGCCTTCCGTCGGCTTGTTGTCGTCGGAGCGGGTGCGTTGAGGACAGTGGCGCTCGGCGGGTGAGGTGTGAGGAAGGCCGCCGTGGCTGGGGAAGGCGGTCTCGTCGAGTGCGGTGAAATGGCGTGGCCGCTGCGGCACTGGCGGTACCGGGGTGCTCGCTGTAACGGTTTCCACCCGCAGGAGGCCGCGCCAGCCGCTCGTGCGGTCGGCTGGCGCGGTGAACTCCATGACACAGCGGTCGCCATCACAGTGGTGGCCTTCCCCATCGGTGACCAGACCTGGCCCGGCCACGGGGTCGCTGAGAATCGCGGCGAGCCGGTCGTCATGGAGGGAGACGCCCTGGTGGACCTCGCGCACGATGTGCCAGTCCAGGCCATGGTCCGCGGATGTGGCCGACACCTTCAGACCTGCGTGGCCGGACAGCCGGTCCCATAGCCGGATCCGGCGTAGCACGGCGCTGGGCAGCGCGACCGCTGGGCGGTGGTCGTCGATGATCGTCCGGGGCTGGGGCTTGCGGCGCCGACCCCCAGTGCGGAGTTTTTCGGGCGGAAGCGCGCCGGGGGCAGCGGTCCACAGGGGTACACGCCGCTGCGCAGAAAGGGAAGCTTCGTACGTGGAGAGGAGTCCTTCGATATGGTCGGCCCGGTCCAGTGTGGTGAGAGCGATGACGCCTGCGGCAGGGTGACGTGCGAACGCGATCTCGATGCTGCGGCCGACCGTACGCGCCCACAGCCCGGGAGTGCCGTGAATCGTCCGCTGGCCCCGTTCACGGTAGGGGAGCATCTCCAGGGCGGGACGCACCAAGTCGGAGTGCTCGAAGCGGATGTCCAGGCGGCTCGATGTGGGAACGACTTCGGCGATCCCGAGTGGGAAGCGGCTGGAGCGCTGCGGGTTGCCGATGTGCTGCAACAGGACGGATTCCAGAAGCAGTTGGGTATCCGTACCGCTCGGAATGAGCGACCTCCAGCTCCGCATTTCCTTGACGCGCAGCCGTACGGCACGCAGTGATTCTCCCGTCAGCTGCTGCCTGGCGGCGGCGACTTGCTCCTCGATCAACATCATGCTCCTTCTGGTACGTGCCCCGACCTGGCACAGAAGGCTCATGAAAGCGTTCGATGAAGTGGTTGATTTTTAGATCGTTGGAGAGGGTTGTCCGGCAGTGCCAGGGTCGGTTCAACGGCACTCGGAGCTGGCCGCGTCCAGGGGCCAGGTAGTCCCACTCCAGCTCATGTGGGGCCTCGGTGTCAAACACCGCGAGCGCAGCCGGAGCGTCGTCACTCCATCGGGGGAAGGGGGCCCGAGGGCGGGGTCATCGGTGGGCCCGTGAGGCAGGCAGCGCGGGCTGGAGCGGCGGACTGGTCGCCCGGGGCGGTTGCCCGGCGCGTGCCGACGGCCTGCCTACAGGTGCCGGTGCCGTTGTGGTGGCACGGTTCCAGCGGGTGCGCAGGGCGTTGA
The sequence above is a segment of the Streptomyces griseoviridis genome. Coding sequences within it:
- a CDS encoding ATP-binding protein: MTTAAPTRTSRTPQDEATPQFPAGIELVGSQMRSTNLERDVEDELHGPYVGAKAVDVLERIANAVSDLRRPRAWSFTGPYGSGKSTLANLIDALLGRDEARRDEAHRILADTSPALAERLATARAERTGTGFLGAVATARREPLVATVTRALDTAARRRWGKRIPKNVVAALAACEDPTTTGPKTKQVMAAIKALTDNQQPLLLIIDEFGKTLEHLAGHNEFSGAENDLFLLQELAEHSAGPNGLPVFLVTLQHLSFMDYASRSSELKIREWAKIQGRFEDVTFVPHHGDSLELLRRRLDHSAVDAAGQDLIRASAQASALAWKNHGLNVLTELASDDFANLYPLHPLTAIAAPILAAQIGQHDRSLSGFLNSGEPNTVRDSLAAHSRPDAERASTVQLPQLYDYFLNSGRTSLLAASNAGRWIEVDARIKEANGLPDADQALLKTIGVLNLIDADGALSATSDMIHLALHDPTDLDDASAFARLEEELADLVRRGFLVHREFSGEYRVWQGTDFDIDARLKEIISHLDDASIVQRLGAHLPSAVVAGRHSQVTGMMRVFLTAVSGPETREIQAPDELKDPADGLLVFHLGPRDQLPTVNSTLPVILGTTTHPDVVLSSATHLIALKELLEDKELDHVARREVTDRAVQAEAELREVIQTAFYPPTQDATWDLWNAGLAPEASPDSSSLPARSLSGLVSLACENVFPHTPHIRNEMLGRHSLTSNAARARSDVLDAMLTRSGEQYLGFDATAGRYGPERAIYSGALAYLGLHRANSTIQAENSPNSLLPYGFSAPGEGHEHAQPVWEALQEALDAATRRTSLDQIIRVLMSPPYGVKAGVWPLLVVTALVIRRHDVALFEEGSYLPRLTPDVVDRILAAPARFDVKYTPVGQGQRASVIKKLLVSLKVEPPRSQALRNPDLLSVARALLERVMVLNNYARKTKRISPDALAVRNALADSQDPDDLLFRALPKALGLAPIEAGTRANAAAATEYADRLTAAADEITGIDRTLREEVVAVLAEEFRLPTTLPELRSTLAARLSGFATVSLNPELRGFVDFALSESLADEDWLDPIVVRLTNKALGDWDDRDAGIFPRLAREMSASLDRVAHLYQDSSEPREQEVNLETRLLTLTDKTGAERRTLIYVPEQSRGQADQLAADVLQQAEQALGPDGARILLAALAQRVADGPAVTATETKEGA
- a CDS encoding phosphoadenosine phosphosulfate reductase family protein, with translation MTDPVTQEKVRHVLGISGGKDSSALAIYMRDRVPEMEYFFCDTGAELPETYEYLNRLEAALGKPIERLNADRDFDHWMEVYQGTLPSPQMRWCTKNLKIKPLEEWVGDDKVISYVAIRADENRLGYVSTKPNIDAVFPFREDGIDKDGVMRILDEAGIGLPGYYEWRTRSGCYFCFFQRKHEWVGLKERHPDLYDKAVEYEDKVRFRHTAMKGRNYTWSQGESLPELIERKDEIEAKHEAALERAAKRIKPNRPLLEVLSDALDSDDDEAGCSVCHL
- a CDS encoding DUF262 domain-containing protein, yielding MPTQAKEIFEAQSKSVRELLSDNGLGLYLPPYQRPYGWGKDKVEKLLDDTLHGLKNLGKAPDSFTFLGTVITIHDVNHVTVKPIVKSEVPSKVLTVIDGQQRLSSLLILLVGLHNLIRQRAWKVFKGKTPDPTDAARTHLYSETSDILQMLGAAFYERKNFGTTPIYPRLIRAFDDQWARDEKLKKYESPIANLIYQYSLLVDSEPATSNPTDFKPAARQNAGDGEGDLIKRYNEIRTGLTKLSQRKSIEELEDLPPLATLATNIEFQRALFNHELDSELCTWLGELQDEPEAELMRLVMFAAYSLNRIALTVVQGKDEDYAFTIFESLNTTGEPLTAFETFLPRVVMAEKIQDYQDSDAYEYMKAVQGYLDRFAVGDRLQNATRDLLVTFALAETGEKLSKRLPDQRVYMRDTFERHKDSADDRIAYLRHLRDTAAFIGNAWEPANNSPRSLPGLEATAMTDTVKLCLAFLNSLKHTIVIAPLVRFYSEAVHADEGEVRAERIAEFEKAIKAITAFTVFWRATRRGTGNIDSQYRAVMAGVESQTGIAPLARQWAEPDATKPDPIVDAEALKKELAARLSGPKGGVPNLASFLADASALPLYKISPPLARFLLLAAYHDTIEDPENPGLIIQGKTGVAPCFTADGWEDETHLTIEHIAPQSATGGWDEEFYSEKETVHKLGNLVLAPGAANTSLSSRPWTEKKVLYAALGAPTADDAKSTLNSSGFTFAQTTEDLAAMSRYLPHLRALGQREDKWNPTFMDQRADVLLRLAYTRLKGWLGLELSDSSSDPVVKVDDGEIENGELDESEDAGAAVGTA